The following is a genomic window from Osmerus eperlanus chromosome 18, fOsmEpe2.1, whole genome shotgun sequence.
AACTGTTACATTACAGGGCAAGCATATGTCTGTATTTATGTTCATGTATGCATGCCTgccatgtctgtctctttgtcttcctcttgctttctcctctgtctctatctctctctcttgctccctccctccctctctctctctctctctctctctctctctctctctctctctctctctctctctctctctctcctctctctctctctttctccctctacctacccctctctctctccctctctctccctttcaatgGCACTGTTGGCGTACTGTTGGCGTACTTTGAAAAGGACAGTAATTACTCAAAACAGAAGGCCCAGGCAGGAATGACAGAAGCATCTGTCTCCAATTGTTTGCACACAAAATTACACATTAAGTAACAGAGAGAACAAACATCTGCAGTTCAACTTTGTTTTTTGTGTACAAGAAGAAATCTCACCCGAAACTTCAATGTACTCTCTGTGGATTGACATCCACACCCAGACTGTCATGTCGGAGTGATATCATAATGCCCTGTTTACGGAGTTTGTCAGGTGTGTCTGCCTGACACTGCAATGCTTCAGTCATGATGTTAACATTGTCAACCAGTCATTGTTTCTGGCTTGACGACTAGAATAAATACCAATTCATGAGGCATCCAGTCATTTGATACCTGCTGTAATTACCTGCACAGCCAAAATAAAGCCAACAGCAACAATATCATGATGTGTAAACATCTGATCTGTAATGTTAAGGTGTAAAATCTGTGTGACAGATTGTGTCTGCGGTTTCAGTTGTACAGTTAAAATGGTCAGCGGAGGTGGACGGGTAATCTGAATttatgaagaagaagaaaatggggggggggggggggtagcacgCTCACAActcagagttgtgtgtgtgtctgttctataCTGTCCACGGAACTCACTCATGTCATAGAAATGCTGCCCGAAGGCCTCCATCCACTGTTGTGTTccctggggggtgtgtgtggtcagggtgtgtgtcctctcttctccacgcTGGTTTGTGTTGATGCAGATGTTCTGTGCGTGATGTCGTGAGCCTCTCTCTGACACGCAAATGCTGGTATCctgatgaagacacacacacacacacacacacacacacacgtgctgctTTCATGTTTTTAGAATTAGCATGATTCAGCAAAACCTATACCTAGGAACCCTAATATCTTGTCATAAGCGTAACATGTCagatggggagtcagatggctgagcggttagggaatcgggatattaatcagaaggttgccggttcgatttcggACTGTGCAAAAAttaggttgtgtccttgggtaaggcacttcaccctacttgcatcggggcaatgtccctgcacttatcgtaagtcgctctggataagagcgtctgctaaatgacgaaatGTAAACGAAATGTCAattttaactagagagggtacaatttctggggaaattgtagggtgtgcttgcttgcatcggttgcacaggggtccgtttttgaatgtcatttttacaactgatatttctgtatattttatataaaaatgcatacttattatttataaagattacatagttttaaaagcatatatttgttgctgctcatttacaactcaaaatacgagtgaagtgtagaatgaaatagatgtcttctcatttcccctgcaagaggcagcctcatagctgaatcaaaacgaatacatttggcagagcggtgtaaaaattgacctaatctctatgacttaaacgtccttttaagttttcccttctcgtgatattttcaggcatttagcctactcatattgcattcattcattaataaagaaccccctttgaagattattctacgacgttaccggcagtagaagatggaatcgcgattcaaacagtaccatctgctaactgaaaatatgcccccaaaaacgtaaataagcttgacatttatttagtggaaaatcgctcattcataaaaagctcactggtagcgatcattcattgtcagtaacgcaaaatgcgatatagccctgtgtggagaagctgccccggtaaattctactacggtacagtactagactactgctgtgttcgtcttggtagcgattgcgttggttgaatttgatttaacgttccgttgtacggtttaggctgaaattaattattttcatgaacagattgacaacgtttaggctgtggcaatgaagttcaggttagtagttagatagacttttgatttaagtaaggggagtgccgaacattttctgtcgccgtttgacttcctaaacagctgtgtactgtagatgtttttgtagtgtgtctcgcgtaagctacagcgttgcagtgagctacactggtttgaaaccacaggtaatggtaatttcaccaacaaatcgtttactaatgtcagaataaatcctacaacgaaaatgtatatgtgaggaatgtttattttaacgactgaaaacagatacatcatagaccactgtagtatgtgttgcccgggcaacacaggctaatgtcatgatgctaatacttccgtGAAATAGTATTatactactgtttccgaaagtagatgtacttccttaataatatcagcttatactgtacattacacatcacaattgtgtgtcatatcacaaagtaaaatgagtaaatagttatcaccctggcctctttgcttgtggcgtttctgcagctgccttgcagtaaagctatagttagcctagctatcccccaagttaacagatgcgaaacgaatgttctgccaaaggtagtcacgcgtgttttcgtgacgttagtgacgtagtgacgttagtaacgtcagtgactgtggctagcaaattagccaccgttagcttcacttttcgccacaaaaacttaacttcagcctaaaccatgcaacggaacgtaaattccaatagaagcaactcaatcgctaccaagacaaaacttttgacacctacgttgtctatgtaggccaaatattgactgagttttaggggggcaaaaagaaataaaaataataataataataataatatatgtgagagaacaaaggttgtgctctcgccgaaggcttgagcacacccaataataatatatatgtgagagaacaaaggttgtgctctcgccgaaggcttgagcacacccaattatgagACTGGGAAGGAGTTCTGACGGGTTGTGCAAGAGTGTGCACATTGCTGATGTGCTGAGCTGATACTGACAACAAAGACGATACCTTATGTGGGAAATATTTGAGAACGTGCGTTAAAAAACGTTGAAAGGCAGTCGAACTGGATTCCTCTCACAGTTTATCGCCACCTATTTAACACCTGTTGTCCTTGTGGAAAATAACAGCAGCAAATTGTCCCCCTAGTGGAACAAGCATGCGTCTGCAGCATCATTCCCATTTGGCTCTGAGGAAGTCTTGTGTTAGTGTCCTTGCATGTCTGCACCGGTCGTCAACCTtgttgatggtgatggtgaatAACActttctctccagcctccatATCCTCTTGACTTTGGAAAACCACGAGATGTGGTCCTTTGAGGACGCCGTAGACGTCGGTCCAGCATTCGGGCTCATTTTCAAGCTGAAATAGGAACGAATGCAATGATGAATGCAACGATGACTGTGACCCTGACAAGAAGTAGGATGAGGGGGCGAGAAGGAGGTGAAGTTAACGCCTCACCTTAACTCTCAGGGTGCCGCAGATGACCTGCTGGGTCATACAGCGAGGCTGCGCGACCAGGCGACAGCACATACTGCCGTAGAGAGGCAGCCAGTAAGAGCTGTCCTCTGGAACGCCAAACGGGAGAGCGccgatgagaggagaggagaaggaaggaggagagagaagtggaggagaggggaagaggacacTCACCTGTCGTTGAAATAGACAAATCATGTGTCCTGAAGCTGTCCTGTACATGGGCCAGCTTCAGCGTAGTGTGGGCCAACAGGTGATACTTGGGCCCTCTAAGGATGACAACATACAGTCGAGTCAAGAGCCGATTTGAGGTTCACAAATCGGGAGAAAAACACAACTGTGTATTCTCAGTCTGGGATGTCCCTAAGTTATGTATGTTATGCATAGCCGTATATTCTCTGGTATGTTACCACACTTACTGCGGATTAAGAGCAGGCACCTGGGGCGTggaccctcctcctggtcctccttctccccccggcCCTCCTCCATTGGCCCCACAGCTTGCAGCGGTCTCCAGGGCGGCCCGCAGTTTCCTTCCAGAGGAGCGTCCCAGCGACCCGCTGAGGCCCAGACGGCTCAGTCTCCTGGGTCCTGCTGCCCCGGGGGCAAAGTCCTCCTCCACACCGCTGCTGTACAGCTCCACTCGCAGTTCAAACTCAGGGCCCACCTCGCTACTGCCCTCACgaaacacaggcagacagacaggcaaaccgacagacaggcagacagacacacagacagtggatAACAAAATGTTGTGTTTACAGAATGCCGTCCGTCAAGGACGTCTCATTCGACGGGCGTCATTCTGTTAATATGTACATCTGCGTATGTATATggaggaaaagaaaagaaaacctaCAACAAGATAGCCTCCTCAAAGCAGATGTCTGTCAGTGTCCTGTCCACCATGACCAGGTCTGTGTCGAAAATCTCTCTGCCGCATTGCAGGAGGCAAAACACTGCACAGCGATGCAACTCTGAGATAAAGAGATAGAAGAGCACAGGCTGTTCAGAATCAACGAACCATCACACCCTACCCGGCATTCTGTCTCAATGTGGCTTTATTTGAAATGACGACGTGTATTAAGTTATTGTGATATTAATTTTGGAATActtttatttgacattttataaaaaatgctcACTCATGTCACCCCTAGTGATATGTACTTGGATCTAAACTCACCTCCTTTATTCTTGAAGTACTCTGAATCTTTCCACATGAGTGGAATTCGCAAGTCTGTAGAAAAGCAATGTTTCATCAGCCCATGTTGTCAGCTGGCAGATATGAGACATGCTACGCACGGGAATGTTgtcctcatttacatttacattgtcatttagcagacgctcttatccagagcagtaagtacagggacattccccctgaggcaagtagggtgaagtgcctcgcccaaggacacaacgtcattggcacagccgggaatcgaaccggtaaccttcagattactagcccgactccctaaccgctcagccacctgacttccctcATGGGTGTGTTCACTCACCTGAGATCGATACTCGGCCTGTACAAGGCAGCCTGGAATCCAGTGACCTACCATCTGATGGCCTTGTGCAAAAAAAGATTAGGTTTAGTGCATCTCTTCCTTTGTCCTAGCTTCCCTGCATCTATTCCTTCATCCACCCATCATCCAATCAATATGCCCACTCCCTgtaccctctcttccttccctctctcttccctccccctctctccaactctctccccccccccccccccccctcacctgcgtCCAGCCCTCTGGAGGACCTGcgcctccttcaccctctgaaGCTGGCTGAGGAGGCCCAGGATGCGGGCGTTGCAGGTCAGCAGACTCTTGGAAGCTTCCAGGGCCTGTTCCCTCTGGGAGCAGGCTGCCAGAAGCTTACTGGCCCCCTCACGCATGCGCACCTCCCGGTCAATCTGCCTCTGCACCTCGCCGTCCTGAGAGACCGAAGGAAGtgcagacggggggggggggggagagagagagagacagagagagatagagagagatagagagagacagagagagagaagggaaatacCTCAGACAAACATAGCTTAAGGGCTTAACACACTGATCCAGATAGGTATGTTTGATTGGGACGGTACACATGCAGACATGAGGTTTTGGATATGCATCATGCTAAACAACAGAGGAATGTTTTACTGTCACCTGAAGATTAGGTGATAGATAGACTGAATAACTTTTATTAATAATTTGATGTATTGTTTAAAGGAGTTGACATCCATACATCGATTACAGGTTTAAGTGAAGGTGAAGGATTAAGAATGAATGATCTGAGCTCTTTGATTAATTATTTGTAGTGCTTCTGTTATGTCACTGAAGTCTCCTGATTCTTAAGCTTCTCAGGAATGCATAAAGCTGTGCTTGTGAAAGCATGAATCAAGGTCCCACAAAAGACTTAGCTTAGCTAATACAAAGATAATACACTTATTTAATACAAATGTTGGCAATCTCTGcaataaaacacacagacacacaaaccattTACACCTCTGTGACAAACATTTGGTTTCATGATAAAGTCAATGGAAAATGACACACTTTGATGAAACCTGAAGATCCAAAATCACATTCTGAATCATTGTAATCCAATGACAGATTCCCCACATCACTCGACTCAACTTACATCAGTACAGCTATAACACAACAGCAAAACAACCTCGATAATGACATCGATTGTTAAACTTACACTGTACATTCAAGTGAACACTCACCAGGTCATCTTCCAACATGTTCATGATCCTATGCCTTCCTCCACCCAAGTCCAGTCACTCTGAAGGTGACGGTTTCTAAAATGCTTTCATATCGACTTAACAGACAGTATAGTCCGACTATTGATTGGGTTACTGCTCCAGTCACAGTGAACTCCAAGCATGGTAGCAGTCTCATGGTGCCTCCCCAACAACAGATCAAAATAGTTCTAAATCCCATAATAGGGACGTGGTGTAAGGGATTTACTGTGTGGGTTACCAGTCGGATTAAATGAAGTCTGTTATTTCAATTCCTTGATCCACTCACACAGACGTAAAAAAATACATAGGTCATAAGAAAAATTTGCCATCAACTGTGACACATTATGAAGTGCTTAAAGTGCGCTTATCAAGTGTTGTGAAGACCCACTTCAACTAAAGTGTTACCTAAATTACCACACCGTAACTTGCATGGAAGATTTGGGGCAAAAAGCGTTTTTTCATTTGACATTTCCATGACACgttttaaaaatgtatttgtgtattttattttattttaaacacACCTGCAGAGGTTGTGGGTGAGAACAAACTGAATGTAAAATCATGATATGTACACTTGCCCTGCAACACAAATCAATTATATATACAAATAACATAACTGCCATTTCAATAAAAAACTATTTCGAAATAACTCTTCCTGGAGGCGACATTCCAAAGACTAACAAGacatgaacatacacacacaaactaatgcTAGAGAACGGCTTGTTTAGGTAATAACATTAAAGTATTTAGATGTTGAGTGTGTTAATAAGACTTATGGAAATCTTTGTATGTTGAGTTTATAGACACCGGTTTCCACGATAAACGTGACCATTGACATCTCTTAAAATCAATACTCAGTAATGATGAACCAGATATCCTGAGTGTTACTCAAGAGGCAGAAAAGGTCATTATATCACCCTGAGCACTAACAACTGTAAGCATCGTACTGTTGCATTATTTTATAATTATTTCAAGTATTCTGATAACATTTAACATTGAGAGCAAACCAAACTCATTGTTTACTGCTTCCTGTCACATTACAATTCCAAGATCCCATATGGGGGTttataaaacaaaataaatacgTAATACTGACAAAAATAACGGGAAATGTTTTTCAGCTTGATGTCGTAAGTTTTCACTATATCCTAGGGAAGTTCAGTCACTGACTGAGGCTCCATGAGGTGATGAACCAGtggcggagggggagagaacagTTAAAGCAACATCCACACAAAGTGGCACCTCAAATGATCGATTTGAAAACATGAACTAAATCTCTGTACAAATACCAACCATATTTCATAAAAAGTACGagccaaaatatatatatatatatatatattacttaaGCGGTTGGCAAGCTTGGGTGAAATATATTCTCGAATCCCTCAATAGTATGAATGTAACTGGACATGTCACATTAGTGTCA
Proteins encoded in this region:
- the LOC134038434 gene encoding rhotekin-like isoform X1, with the protein product MNMLEDDLDGEVQRQIDREVRMREGASKLLAACSQREQALEASKSLLTCNARILGLLSQLQRVKEAQVLQRAGRRPSDGRSLDSRLPCTGRVSISDLRIPLMWKDSEYFKNKGELHRCAVFCLLQCGREIFDTDLVMVDRTLTDICFEEAILFSEVGPEFELRVELYSSGVEEDFAPGAAGPRRLSRLGLSGSLGRSSGRKLRAALETAASCGANGGGPGGEGGPGGGSTPQVPALNPQGPKYHLLAHTTLKLAHVQDSFRTHDLSISTTEDSSYWLPLYGSMCCRLVAQPRCMTQQVICGTLRVKLENEPECWTDVYGVLKGPHLVVFQSQEDMEAGEKVLFTITINKDTSICVSERGSRHHAQNICINTNQRGEERTHTLTTHTPQGTQQWMEAFGQHFYDMSQWQQCCDDLMKIEPPTSRKPLLVTTKQGSLYHEIVTSPSHCEGHVTPDVSAEMRSLLSSYYNDNSY
- the LOC134038434 gene encoding rhotekin-like isoform X2 — its product is MNMLEDDLDGEVQRQIDREVRMREGASKLLAACSQREQALEASKSLLTCNARILGLLSQLQRVKEAQVLQRAGRRPSDGRSLDSRLPCTGRVSISDLRIPLMWKDSEYFKNKGELHRCAVFCLLQCGREIFDTDLVMVDRTLTDICFEEAILFSEVGPEFELRVELYSSGVEEDFAPGAAGPRRLSRLGLSGSLGRSSGRKLRAALETAASCGANGGGPGGEGGPGGGSTPQVPALNPQGPKYHLLAHTTLKLAHVQDSFRTHDLSISTTEDSSYWLPLYGSMCCRLVAQPRCMTQQVICGTLRVKLENEPECWTDVYGVLKGPHLVVFQSQEDMEAGEKVLFTITINKDTSICVSERGSRHHAQNICINTNQRGEERTHTLTTHTPQGTQQWMEAFGQHFYDMSQWQQCCDDLMKIEPPTSRKPLLVTTKQGSLYHEIVTSPSHCEGHVTPDVSAEMRSLLSSYYNDNR